The Faecalibacter sp. LW9 genome has a segment encoding these proteins:
- the putP gene encoding sodium/proline symporter PutP, whose product MDTYEIISIGIYMLLMIGIGVYSFRKSNSNSEDFLIGGLKMGAAVTALSAGSSDMSGWLLMGVPGAMYFTGLSSIWIAIGLTIGAFLNYLIVAPRLRLYTEVAGNSITLPVFFENRFKDKTHLLKIVSSLLILVFFTLYTSSGMVAGGKLFESAFGFDYKNGLYLTSLVVVLYAFLGGFLAVSLTDFVQGTIMVLALVIVPLVALIEIGGIGETLQLVASKGDHYLDLFSGTTTISIISLLAWGLGYFGQPHILVRFMAIGQVGDLTKARRIGITWMIFTVGGALLVGLIGIAYLLKFDGTTMLKFDASKTESETIFIYFSRILFHPLIGGFLLSAILAAVMSTISSQLLVTSSSLTEDIYKAFLHKKATSKQLLMVSRISVLLVAIISLMLSISPKDSILNLVGNAWAGFGAAFGPLILLSLLWKRTTWQGALVGMIVGASVVLIWVYADHSYKDWYELLPGFVCSFVSIILVSLLTQKENKAITYEFEQVNKLIKK is encoded by the coding sequence ATGGATACGTACGAAATCATTTCCATCGGCATATATATGCTTTTAATGATTGGAATTGGCGTTTATTCTTTTCGAAAATCGAATTCAAATTCAGAAGACTTTTTAATTGGAGGCCTTAAAATGGGAGCGGCAGTAACGGCTTTGTCAGCGGGATCATCTGATATGAGTGGATGGTTGTTGATGGGTGTACCCGGCGCCATGTATTTCACAGGATTATCTTCTATATGGATTGCTATAGGGTTAACGATAGGGGCATTTTTAAATTATTTGATTGTTGCGCCACGATTACGTTTATATACAGAAGTTGCAGGAAATTCGATTACATTACCGGTGTTTTTTGAAAATCGTTTCAAGGACAAAACACATTTGTTAAAAATCGTTTCATCACTTTTAATCTTAGTTTTCTTTACGCTTTATACTTCATCTGGAATGGTAGCGGGAGGAAAATTATTTGAATCCGCTTTTGGTTTCGATTATAAGAATGGTTTATACCTTACCAGTTTAGTCGTTGTATTGTATGCATTTTTAGGAGGATTTTTAGCTGTATCGTTGACGGATTTTGTTCAAGGAACCATTATGGTTTTGGCTCTGGTAATTGTACCTCTAGTGGCATTAATCGAAATTGGAGGTATTGGAGAAACTTTGCAACTTGTAGCTTCTAAAGGAGATCACTATTTAGATTTATTCTCTGGTACGACAACAATTAGTATTATATCATTATTGGCTTGGGGATTAGGCTATTTTGGTCAACCTCATATATTAGTTCGGTTTATGGCAATTGGTCAAGTTGGTGATTTGACAAAAGCACGTCGAATTGGAATTACGTGGATGATTTTTACTGTAGGTGGTGCATTGTTAGTTGGCTTAATAGGAATTGCCTATTTATTAAAATTTGATGGAACGACAATGTTGAAATTTGATGCTTCCAAAACAGAATCAGAAACCATTTTTATTTATTTCTCGCGAATACTATTTCATCCCTTAATCGGTGGGTTTTTATTATCCGCAATTTTAGCGGCTGTAATGAGTACAATTTCTTCTCAGTTGTTGGTGACATCTAGTTCTTTAACAGAAGATATTTATAAAGCTTTTCTCCACAAAAAAGCAACCTCAAAACAGCTATTAATGGTGAGCCGTATATCGGTACTGTTAGTGGCTATTATCTCATTAATGTTGTCCATTTCGCCTAAAGATTCCATTTTAAATTTAGTGGGAAATGCTTGGGCAGGATTTGGTGCTGCGTTTGGACCTCTTATTCTCTTATCCTTGCTTTGGAAAAGGACAACTTGGCAAGGGGCATTAGTTGGAATGATTGTTGGTGCAAGTGTGGTTCTGATTTGGGTATATGCCGACCATTCGTACAAGGATTGGTATGAACTATTACCTGGATTTGTTTGTTCATTTGTATCGATTATTTTGGTTTCTCTTTTAACACAAAAGGAAAACAAGGCAATTACTTACGAATTCGAACAAGTGAATAAATTAATTAAAAAATAA
- a CDS encoding DNA-3-methyladenine glycosylase I has translation MNKKRCFWVTKDQIYIDYHDNEWGKPVYDDQPLFEFIILESFQAGLSWLTILKRREQFRMAFDQFEVQKVAQYSTEKVEELIQNEGIIRHRGKIETAISNAKLFIEIQNEFGSFAQFIWNYVDHQPIINYWTTREEVPATTPLSDLIAKDLKKRGFKFFGSTTIYAFMQGIGMVNDHTTDCFCHKG, from the coding sequence ATGAATAAAAAAAGATGCTTTTGGGTCACGAAAGACCAAATTTATATTGATTACCACGACAACGAATGGGGAAAACCGGTTTATGATGATCAACCTTTATTTGAATTTATCATCCTAGAAAGTTTTCAAGCGGGATTAAGTTGGTTAACGATCTTAAAACGCCGTGAACAATTTAGAATGGCCTTTGATCAATTTGAGGTGCAAAAAGTCGCCCAATATTCAACCGAAAAAGTGGAAGAATTGATCCAAAACGAAGGGATTATTCGTCACCGTGGGAAAATTGAAACGGCCATTTCCAATGCAAAATTATTCATCGAGATTCAGAATGAGTTTGGTTCATTTGCACAATTTATTTGGAATTATGTCGACCATCAACCGATCATCAACTATTGGACAACGAGAGAAGAAGTTCCGGCCACTACTCCACTTTCTGATCTAATCGCAAAAGACTTGAAGAAAAGAGGATTTAAGTTTTTTGGATCCACTACGATATATGCATTTATGCAAGGCATTGGAATGGTAAACGACCATACCACCGATTGTTTTTGTCACAAAGGTTAA
- a CDS encoding DUF255 domain-containing protein, producing the protein MNFQQNNLKSATSPYLKQHENNPVWWQSWSDEVLAYAQEMNKPLLISIGYSACHWCHVMEHQSFENDEVAEIMNEHFVCIKIDREERPDLDVLYMNVVQIIHQSGG; encoded by the coding sequence ATGAATTTTCAACAAAATAATCTAAAATCGGCAACAAGTCCCTATTTAAAACAACACGAAAACAACCCGGTTTGGTGGCAAAGTTGGAGCGATGAAGTTTTAGCCTATGCTCAGGAAATGAATAAACCGTTATTGATTTCTATCGGCTATTCGGCTTGTCATTGGTGTCACGTCATGGAACATCAATCGTTTGAAAATGATGAAGTGGCTGAAATCATGAACGAACATTTTGTCTGCATTAAAATTGATCGAGAAGAACGTCCTGATTTAGATGTTTTGTACATGAATGTGGTGCAAATTATTCATCAATCCGGCGGATGA
- a CDS encoding SDR family NAD(P)-dependent oxidoreductase — protein sequence MQSKVIVITGSSSGVGLTLANYFHDQGHQVYGLSRSKKGQERFQHIPTDVSDKANVKRTFQQILTETNNRIDVLINNAGIGMLGAVEDASKEDIEKLLNVNVYGPIYTMQEVLPVMRAQQSGHILNVSSIASNNGLPFRGYYSASKAMIDRLIESARLENRHTGVEIATLNFGDIKTNIAEGRVKSFVSAFYKKKYDEMVADIDHEVAQGTPTEDLIPIIEGILNQKNIKPHYYIGKTMQKFSVTLKSILPQKMFENIIAKYSKLD from the coding sequence ATGCAATCAAAAGTTATTGTGATCACAGGCTCGTCGTCGGGAGTTGGACTTACTTTAGCCAATTATTTTCACGATCAAGGTCATCAAGTGTATGGATTATCGCGTTCTAAAAAAGGACAAGAGCGATTCCAACATATTCCCACTGATGTTTCGGACAAAGCCAATGTGAAACGTACTTTTCAACAGATTTTAACAGAAACCAATAACCGAATTGATGTCTTGATCAATAATGCAGGTATTGGGATGTTGGGTGCCGTAGAAGATGCTTCGAAAGAGGATATCGAGAAATTATTAAACGTGAATGTGTACGGTCCGATTTATACGATGCAAGAAGTATTACCAGTGATGCGTGCGCAACAATCAGGGCATATATTAAATGTTTCTTCGATTGCTAGTAACAATGGGTTACCATTTAGAGGATATTATTCAGCGTCCAAAGCAATGATCGACCGTTTGATTGAATCGGCTCGTTTAGAAAACCGTCATACAGGGGTAGAAATTGCCACGTTAAATTTTGGGGATATTAAAACCAACATTGCGGAAGGGCGTGTGAAATCATTTGTTTCGGCTTTTTATAAAAAGAAATACGATGAAATGGTCGCCGATATCGACCACGAAGTGGCACAAGGAACACCGACTGAAGATTTAATTCCAATCATTGAAGGTATTTTAAATCAAAAAAACATCAAACCTCACTATTACATCGGGAAAACGATGCAAAAATTTTCGGTGACGTTAAAAAGCATTTTACCTCAGAAAATGTTCGAAAATATTATTGCAAAATACTCAAAGTTAGATTAA
- a CDS encoding DMT family transporter, giving the protein MKISLQNWIILGVLALTWGSSFILIKQGLVSFTPYQVRALRLCFAGGVLAIWGIPNLIKRIPKNKIGYVALAGFTGNFVPMFLFPIAQTQVSSSMAGILDSLVPLFILLFGALFFQLRGTKNQILGAIIGFVGAVILIGGDGLTGENSFWHCMIIVFATALYGLNSLILTKYLNDIPSFQLSSSLFTIWLPPAIIILLFSGFPTVFEGTTQQWQSLGFIAILGLIGTATAMILYYKLIQSTGPMFSSMVTYLMPVVSVFWGILVGEKITWLHIVGFILILSGVYLTQKPDKKQIEII; this is encoded by the coding sequence ATGAAAATTTCGTTACAGAACTGGATTATTTTAGGCGTCTTAGCGCTGACGTGGGGAAGTTCTTTTATCTTAATCAAACAAGGATTAGTTTCCTTTACGCCTTATCAGGTTAGGGCCTTACGACTATGCTTTGCAGGAGGAGTTTTAGCAATTTGGGGAATTCCCAACCTAATCAAACGCATTCCAAAAAATAAAATCGGGTATGTAGCCTTAGCTGGATTTACCGGGAATTTTGTACCAATGTTTTTATTTCCAATTGCCCAGACGCAGGTATCAAGTTCGATGGCGGGAATTTTAGATTCCTTAGTCCCCTTATTCATCTTGTTATTCGGTGCTTTATTTTTCCAATTGAGAGGAACTAAAAATCAAATTTTAGGTGCTATCATTGGTTTTGTAGGTGCTGTGATCTTAATTGGGGGTGATGGATTGACAGGTGAAAATAGCTTTTGGCATTGCATGATTATTGTTTTTGCTACCGCTTTATATGGTTTAAACAGTTTAATCTTAACGAAATATTTAAACGATATTCCTTCCTTTCAATTATCTTCTTCATTATTTACGATTTGGTTACCACCTGCAATAATCATCTTATTGTTTTCAGGATTCCCAACCGTTTTTGAAGGAACGACGCAACAATGGCAAAGTTTAGGATTTATCGCCATTTTAGGTTTAATTGGAACGGCAACAGCGATGATTTTGTACTATAAATTAATTCAGTCAACCGGGCCAATGTTTTCTTCAATGGTAACTTATTTAATGCCCGTGGTTTCTGTCTTTTGGGGAATTTTAGTAGGCGAAAAAATCACATGGTTACATATCGTTGGATTTATTTTAATCCTTTCAGGCGTTTATTTGACGCAGAAACCAGACAAAAAACAAATCGAAATCATTTAA
- a CDS encoding GNAT family N-acetyltransferase — translation MEGKVVWHYKLFEELTAKELYQIIQLRNEVFVIEQDCIYQDADGKDFKCGHLWATIEDEVVAYSRIVPKGVSYENEPSIGRVVSSGKHRGLGLGKQLIANSIEVVENRFFTSSIRISAQLYLKAFYESFGFEQVSEAYLEDDIPHIEMLRK, via the coding sequence ATGGAAGGGAAAGTCGTTTGGCATTACAAATTATTCGAAGAATTAACCGCCAAAGAATTGTATCAAATTATACAATTACGCAATGAAGTTTTTGTGATTGAACAAGATTGCATTTACCAAGATGCCGATGGAAAGGATTTCAAATGCGGGCATCTGTGGGCGACCATCGAGGATGAAGTGGTTGCGTATTCCCGCATTGTTCCAAAAGGCGTTTCTTATGAAAACGAACCTTCGATTGGACGAGTGGTGAGTAGCGGAAAGCACCGTGGATTAGGTTTAGGAAAACAATTAATTGCCAATTCAATTGAAGTCGTTGAGAATCGCTTTTTCACTTCTTCGATTCGAATTTCAGCTCAATTGTATTTAAAAGCCTTCTACGAATCCTTCGGCTTTGAACAAGTTTCGGAAGCGTATTTAGAAGATGATATTCCACACATCGAAATGTTGAGAAAATAA
- a CDS encoding DUF2314 domain-containing protein translates to MKKIIVMLFALVAFTACDNKNIAQDAYKGLDKQEKEAALLDSITLEARRTFDDFKLALQMKDSTMTNFIVKQEYIVDENGRTRQEHLWIRDVYQDGEVLKGIVDNQPQITKEVKLNDTIVIDDQKISDWMFYKVEPTDSIARVIGGYSVKYMRNQLSDAEKVEFDKQYKAKFD, encoded by the coding sequence ATGAAAAAAATAATCGTAATGCTTTTTGCATTGGTAGCATTTACTGCCTGTGATAATAAAAACATCGCACAAGATGCTTATAAAGGTTTAGATAAACAAGAAAAAGAAGCAGCACTTTTAGATAGTATCACCTTGGAAGCACGTCGTACATTTGATGATTTTAAATTGGCGCTGCAGATGAAAGATTCTACCATGACTAATTTTATTGTCAAACAAGAATATATTGTTGATGAAAATGGGAGAACAAGACAAGAGCATTTATGGATTCGTGATGTGTATCAAGATGGAGAAGTGTTAAAAGGTATTGTTGATAATCAACCTCAAATTACAAAAGAGGTGAAATTAAACGATACCATTGTAATCGATGATCAAAAGATTTCGGATTGGATGTTTTATAAAGTTGAACCAACCGATTCGATTGCACGTGTCATTGGTGGTTATTCCGTGAAATACATGCGTAATCAATTATCCGATGCAGAGAAAGTAGAGTTTGATAAACAATACAAAGCAAAGTTCGATTAA
- a CDS encoding lysylphosphatidylglycerol synthase transmembrane domain-containing protein has protein sequence MNPKTKKYIVTGLKLAISFILIYYVFFVKLHIFDIFDNYKNANWMYIALAVILYVISQALSVFRLDYYFRDIQLDLSYRSNIRLYFLGMFYNTFVPGGVGGDAYKVYMLNKNYDNGVKKISQAVFLDKIIGLFAMVLIIVFLVYLSNLTDYPVIQYGALISSLVGFIAVPYILGIIFPLHKKTFFNSMIYSIVLQLIQVGMLYFVLEGLNIHPENFSIYLLIFLVSGILSIISFSGFGIREVVFMYAAHRFNFNETLATSAAFIFSIITISISFMGIIYLFKGVKIEEKKKNSKFLDKN, from the coding sequence TTGAATCCTAAAACAAAAAAATATATTGTAACCGGATTAAAGTTAGCGATTAGCTTTATTTTAATCTATTACGTATTCTTTGTCAAATTACATATTTTCGACATTTTCGACAATTATAAGAATGCCAATTGGATGTATATCGCATTAGCGGTGATTTTATATGTCATTTCCCAAGCCTTATCCGTCTTTCGTTTAGATTATTATTTTCGAGATATTCAATTGGACTTATCTTATCGATCGAATATTCGCTTGTATTTCTTAGGGATGTTCTACAATACCTTTGTACCAGGAGGTGTAGGTGGTGATGCGTATAAAGTATATATGCTGAATAAGAATTACGATAATGGGGTCAAAAAGATTTCGCAAGCCGTATTCTTGGATAAAATCATTGGTCTATTTGCCATGGTATTAATTATCGTCTTTTTGGTGTATTTATCCAATCTTACCGATTATCCCGTCATTCAGTATGGGGCATTAATATCATCTTTAGTCGGTTTTATTGCAGTTCCCTATATCCTTGGGATAATTTTCCCTCTTCATAAAAAGACCTTTTTTAATTCGATGATTTATTCGATCGTCTTACAGTTAATTCAAGTTGGAATGTTGTATTTTGTCCTGGAAGGATTAAATATTCATCCAGAAAATTTCAGCATTTATTTATTGATTTTTCTAGTCTCAGGAATTTTATCCATTATTTCGTTTAGTGGATTTGGAATTCGAGAAGTGGTCTTTATGTATGCTGCCCATCGCTTCAATTTTAATGAAACATTAGCAACAAGTGCTGCTTTTATTTTCTCCATAATTACCATTTCCATCTCATTTATGGGAATCATTTATCTGTTTAAAGGCGTAAAAATTGAAGAGAAGAAAAAAAACTCAAAATTTCTTGATAAAAATTAA